From Seriola aureovittata isolate HTS-2021-v1 ecotype China chromosome 16, ASM2101889v1, whole genome shotgun sequence, one genomic window encodes:
- the LOC130183446 gene encoding progranulin-like, translating into MLRITLWLLMGVFAWDFASSSITCPDGNVCPDDSTCCMTKYGYSCCPYPKAVCCSDLAHCCPSGFRCNMVTQMCEKENQPWMNTPMAKKEAAEESNPPVIPVSPLMELKNNHVPDQKKVSVVHCDNYYTCPSGTTCCRHPKGAWFCCGYSPGRCCLNGYHCCPYGYDCDLTYTHCVRESLRYPFTPKQAPSSVPASLISPSEDKASFQERPMTALTEASGSAPKAGVIRCDSKFYCSGGTTCCKGSTGQWNCCPYPLGQCCSDGKHCCQYGYNCEPSSLSCRRFYSQVASGTQEDAKTD; encoded by the exons ATGCTGAGGATCACTCTGTGGCTGTTAATGGGGGTGTTTGCGTGGGACTTTGCGTCCTCCTCTATCACCTGCCCTGATGGGAATGTCTGCCCTGATGACTCCACCTGCTGTATGACTAAGTATGGATATAGCTGCTGTCCATATCCAAAA gctGTGTGCTGCTCTGACCTGGCCCACTGCTGCCCTTCAGGGTTTCGTTGTAACATGGTCACCCAgatgtgtgagaaagaaaaccAGCCGTGGATGAACACACCCATGGCGAAGAAGGAGGCTGCAGAAGAATCAAACCCTCCTGTTATACCTGTATCTCCCCTCATGGAGCTCAAGAACAATCATGTCCCAGACCAAAAAAAGGTTTCAGTTGTCCACTGTGACAACTATTACACTTGTCCCAGTGGCACTACCTGCTGCAGACACCCAAAAGGCGCCTGGTTCTGTTGCGGATACTCTCCT GGCCGGTGCTGCCTGAATGGCTATCACTGTTGTCCATACGGCTACGACTGTGACCTCACTTATACGCACTGTGTGAGGGAAAGCCTGAGATATCCTTTCACCCCCAAACAAGCTCCGTCATCAGTCCCTGCCTCTCTCATTTCACCCTCCGAAGACAAAGCCAGCTTTCAGGAG agaccTATGACAGCTCTCACAGAGGCCAGTGGCAGTGCCCCCAAGGCTGGAGTCATTCGCTGTGATTCAAAGTTTTACTGCTCAGGAGGAACAACTTGCTGCAAGGGATCCACAGGCCAGTGGAACTGCTGCCCCTACCCACTG GGCCAGTGTTGTTCAGATGGTAAACACTGCTGCCAGTATGGATATAACTGCGAGCCCTCCTCCTTGTCATGCAGAAGATTCTACTCTCAGGTTGCCTCAGGCACACAGGAAGATGCCAAAACAGACTAA
- the LOC130183443 gene encoding serine/threonine-protein phosphatase 6 regulatory ankyrin repeat subunit A isoform X2, translated as MAVLKIQDQPSLLRAIFNVDPDEVRSLIFKKEDVNVQDNEKRTPLHAAAYLGDAEIIELLILSGARVNAKDNKWLTPLHRAVASCSEDAVAVLLKHSADVNARDKNWQTPLHVAASNKAVRCAEALVPLLSNVNVSDRAGRTALHHAAFSGHVEMVKLLLSRGANLNAFDKKDRRAIHWAAYMGHLEVVKLLVASGAEVDCKDKKAYTPLHAAASSGMSSTVHYLLSLGVHVNEVNAYGNTPLHLACYNGQDVVVSELIEAGANVNQVNEREFSALHFASSSRQGALCQELLLAHGAYINMRSKDGKSPLHMAATHGRFSCSQALIQNGAEIDCEDKSRNTALHIAARYGHELIITALIKHGANAAKRGIHGMFPLHLAALSGFSDCCRKLLSSGFDIDTPDDFGRTCLHAAAAGGNLECLNLLLNIGADFNRKDNFGRTPLHYASANCNYQCVFALVGSGASINELDQRGCSPLHYAAAADTDGKCVEYLLRNDADPAVRDKQGYSAVHYASAYGRTLCLELMASETPLDVLMETSGTDILSDSESQAPVSPLHLAAYHGHCGALEALLSSLLDVDVRSPEGRTPLSLACSRGHQECVSLLLHHGASPMTHDYTHKKTAIHAAAMNGHPECLRLLMSNNDQHINVDIQDTNGQTPLMLAVLNGHTECVYSLLSQGASVENQDRWGRTALHRGAVTGQEECVEALLQRGASVCVRDIRGRSPLHLASACGRVGALGALLQATSASHTDTHLTDNHGYTPLHWACYNGYDACVEVLLDQEVFRKIKGNSFSPLHCAVMNDNEGVAEMLIDSLGTTIINTTDSKGRTPLHAAAFSDHVECVSLLLSHGAQANVVDTNLRRTPLMMAALNGQTNAVEVLVSSAKADMAFQDRKRNTALHLACSKGHETSALLILEKVSDRNLINCTNAALQTPLHVAARKGLTVVVQELLGKGASVLAVDENGYTPALACAPNRDVADCLALILNSMMPTSPMVTIAALPALSLTQTVINHHPTSNHISKGVAFDAPPPMRPDHASYCRPERPLSSADDELNDSDSETY; from the exons ATGGCTGTGTTGAAGATACAAGACCAG CCGTCTCTGTTAAGAGCTATCTTCAATGTGGACCCAGATGAAGTTCGCTCCCTCATATTCAAGAAAGAGGATGTCAATGTTCAG GACAATGAGAAGCGGACGCCTCTGCATGCCGCAGCCTACCTGGGAGATGCTGAGATCATTGAGCTGCTCATCCTCTCAG GAGCCCGAGTAAATGCCAAAGATAACAAGTGGTTGACTCCTCTTCACCGAGCTGTTGCCTCTTGTAGTGAG GACGCAGTGGCAGTGTTGCTGAAGCACAGTGCAGATGTTAACGCTAGGGACAAGAACTGGCAGACACCGCTCCATGTAGCAGCTAGCAACAAGGCTGTGCGCTGTGCCGAGGCTTTGGTGCCACTGCTAAGCAATGTCAACGTCTCTGACCGAGCGGGACGCACTGCTCTGCACCACGCTGCATTCAGTGGACATGTAGAG ATGGTGAAGTTGCTGCTGTCCAGAGGAGCCAACCTTAACGCATTTGACAAGAAGGACAGGAGAGCGATCCACTGGGCAGCCTACATGG GTCACCTAGAGGTGGTGAAGTTATTGGTGGCCAGTGGAGCTGAGGTGGACTGTAAGGACAAGAAGGCCTACACTCCGCTCCATGCAGCTGCCTCCAGTGGCATGAGCAGCACAGTGCATTACCTGCTGAGCCTGGGGGTCCAT GTGAACGAAGTGAATGCCTACGGCAACACCCCACTCCATTTGGCCTGTTACAACGGACAGGATGTGGTGGTCAGTGAGCTCATTGAGGCAGGGGCCAATGTCAACCAG GTGAACGAGAGGGAGTTTTCTGCTCTCCACTTTGCCTCCTCCTCACGCCAGGGGGCGCTGTGCCAGGAACTGCTCTTAGCCCACGGAGCTTACATCAACATGCGG AGTAAGGATGGCAAGTCTCCCCTCCACATGGCAGCTACCCATGGAAGGTTCTCCTGCTCTCAGGCCCTCATTCAGAATG GAGCTGAGATTGATTGTGAGgacaaaagcagaaacactGCCCTTCACATCGCTGCCCGCTATGGCCATGAGCTCATCATCACAGCACTCATCAAACATGGAGCAAATGCCGCCAA GAGAGGCATTCATGGGATGTTCCCTCTCCACCTGGCAGCTCTCAGCGGCTTCTCAGATtgctgcaggaagctgctgtcCTCAG GGTTTGACATAGACACCCCTGATGACTTTGGAAGGACCTGTCtacatgctgctgcagctggggG GAACCTGGAGTGTCTGAACCTGCTGTTAAACATAGGAGCCGACTTTAACAGAAAAGACAACTTTGGAAG GACCCCATTACACTATGCATCAGCCAACTGTAACtaccagtgtgtgtttgccttgGTGGGCTCCGGGGCAAGCATTAATGAGCTGGACCAGAGAGGCTGCAGCCCCCTGCActatgctgctgctgctgacactgaTGGAAA GTGTGTGGAGTACCTGTTGAGGAACGATGCTGATCCAGCAGTGAGAGACAAACAGGGTTACAGCGCTGTGCATTATGCCTCAGCCTACGGGCGCACACTCTGCCTGGAATTG aTGGCAAGTGAGACACCTCTTGATGTG TTAATGGAGACATCAGGAACAGACATCCTGAGTGACTCAGAGAGCCAGGCCCCTGTCAGTCCACTGCATCTGGCG GCTTACCATGGACACTGTGGAGCATTAGAGGCCCTCTTGTCATCCCTGCTGGATGTGGATGTTCGCAGCCCAGAGGGTCGGACCCCCCTCAGCCTGGCCTGCTCCAGGGGTCATCAGGAGTGtgtctccctgctgctgcaccacGGCGCCTCACCAATGACCCatgactacacacacaaaaagacagcCATACACGCTGCAG CTATGAATGGCCACCCAGAGTGCCTGCGCCTGCTCATGAGCAACAACGACCAACACATAAACGTGGACATACAAGACACCAACGgaca GACTCCTCTGATGTTGGCAGTGCTGAACGGacacacagagtgtgtgtaCTCTCTGCTGAGTCAAGGAGCCAGTGTAGAGAATCAGGACCGCTGGGGGAGGACTGCACTACACCGAGGG gCAGTGACAGGCCAGGAGGAGTGTGTGGAGGCGCTCCTCCAGCGGggggccagtgtgtgtgtgagggacatTCGGGGCCGCTCCCCTCTTCACCTGGCATCAGCTTGCGGCCGTGTGGGTGCCCTGGGTGCCCTGCTGCAGGCCACCAGCgcctcacacactgacacacacctcaCTGATAACCACGGCTACACACCTCTGCACTGGGCCTGTTACAACG gATATGATGCGTGTGTGGAGGTGTTGTTAGACCAGGAGGTGTTCAGGAAGATTAAGGGCAACTCATTCAGTCCACTGCACTGTGCTGT tatgaACGATAACGAAGGAGTGGCTGAGATGTTAATTGACTCCCTGGGCACAACTATCATCAACACCACTGACTCTAAGGGCAG GACCCCCCTTCACGCTGCAGCTTTTTCTGACCATGTGGagtgtgtttccctccttctgAGCCACGGAGCTCAGGCAAACGTAGTCGACACAAACTTGCGCAGGACGCCACTGATGATGGCAGCTCTTAACGGACAGACCAATGCAGTGG AGGTGTTAGTGAGCAGCGCTAAAGCAGACATGGCATTCCAGGATAGAAAGAGGAACACAGCATTACATCTGGCTTGCAGCAAG gGTCATGAGACGAGTGCCTTGCTGATTCTGGAGAAGGTCAGCGACAGGAACCTTATCAACTGCACCAATGCTGCTCTCCAGAC GCCCCTGCATGTAGCAGCCAGGAAGGGTTTGACGGTGGTGGTTCAGGAGCTGCTGGGGAAAGGAGCCAGTGTGTTAGCAGTGGACGAGAACG GCTACACTCCAGCTTTGGCCTGTGCCCCCAACCGTGATGTAGCCGACTGCCTGGCCCTCATCCTCAACTCCATGATGCCCACCTCCCCTATGGTCACCATAGCAGCTTTACCTGCACTTTCCCTCACTCAAACAGTCATCAACCACCACCCCACTTCCAACCACATCTCCAAAGGCGTGGCCTTTGATGCCCCACCCCCTATGCGGCCTGACCACGCCTCCTACTGCAGGCCTGAGCGCCCACTGTCCTCTGCAGACGACGAACTGAAtgactcagattcagagacGTACTGA
- the btd gene encoding biotinidase, with protein MSFREETMLLIVAVCLCFSLPSVVGQTEPVADSSYVAAVYEHHLILNPEPHVPLSRPAALQHMQKNLDIYEEQAARAAQKGAQILVFPEDGLQGFNFSRSSISGYLETIPDPQQESWNPCTEPGRYNNTEVLQRLSCMARRYNLYLVANMGDLQPCPLKTSPSSTCPFDGRWQFNTNVAFRSDGQLVARLHKYNLYFEEAFDTPPQPEIVTFDTPFAGRFGLLTCFDILFYQPTVALMESGVRQLIFPTAWMNQLPLLDTIQFQRALSLGANITLLAANIRNDQLIMTGSGIYSPFSATYHHAQKGDPEEGRLLVARVPVLKPLSVGQSVATEEGVVRAESNTDSGYCHQENCFDSSHPETASAVSPSSVTFVSSMMYDSFTFVLVNGTEGKLNVCDGTFCCHLQYRQLPQGGSKELYALGAFAGTHTVNGRYALQVCAFVRCAGSEASSCGQEVEEAETKMDFLLEGKFGTRYVYPSVLASQLVLEQPEHLEKTAGGRVTMKHSNMTGGLVTAVLYGRMYHLDNE; from the exons ATGTCTTTCAGGGAAGAAACAATGCTTTTGATAGTTGccgtttgtctctgtttttctttaccgTCGGTCGTTGGTCAAACTGAGCCCGTTGCGGACTCTTCCTACGTTGCTGCTGTTTATGAGCACCATTTAATCCTGAACCCGGAGCCTCATGTCCCCCTGTCACGCCCCGCTGCCCTGCAACATATGCAGAAAAACCTGGATATCTACGAGGAGCAGGCTGCCCGGGCTGCCCAAAAG GGTGCCCAGATCCTGGTGTTTCCAGAGGATGGTCTTCAAGGTTTCAACTTCAGCCGATCGTCCATCTCTGGCTACCTCGAAACTATTCCTGACCCCCAGCAGGAGAGCTGGAATCCCTGCACAGAGCCAGGAAGATACAACAACACTGAG GTTCTTCAGAGGTTGAGCTGTATGGCACGTCGTTACAACCTCTACCTGGTGGCCAACATGGGTGACTTGCAGCCCTGCCCCCTTAAGACCAGCCCTTCCTCCACCTGTCCCTTTGATGGACGCTGGCAGTTCAACACCAATGTGGCTTTCAG GTCTGATGGCCAGCTGGTGGCGCGCCTCCATAAATATAACCTGTACTTTGAGGAGGCCTTTGATACACCACCACAACCTGAGATCGTAACATTTGATACACCTTTTGCCGGGAGGTTTGGCCTCCTCACCTGCTTTGATATCCTGTTCTATCAGCCCACAGTTGCCCTGATGGAGAGT GGCGTGCGTCAGCTGATCTTCCCAACAGCATGGATGAACCAGCTCCCCCTGCTGGATACGATTCAGTTCCAGCGGGCGTTAAGCCTGGGTGCTAATATCACTCTACTAGCAGCCAACATTCGCAACGACCAACTCATCATGACAGGAAGTGGTATCTACAGCCCCTTTTCTGCCACCTATCACCACGCGCAGAAAGGAGATCCAGAGGAGGGCAGGCTGCTGGTGGCCAGGGTGCCAGTCTTGAAGCCACTGTCGGTGGGGCAGAGTGTGGCCACAGAGGAGGGGGTAGTAAGGGCCGAGTCCAATACAGACTCTGGATACTGTCATCAAGAGAACTGCTTTGATTCTTCTCATCCTGAAACTGCTTCTgcagtctctccctcctctgtcaccTTCGTTTCATCTATGATGTATGactcatttacatttgtgttggTAAACGGGACAGAGGGCAAACTTAATGTGTGTGATGGCACTTTCTGCTGTCACCTGCAGTACCGGCAGTTACCACAGGGTGGTAGTAAAGAGCTCTATGCATTGGGAGCATTTGCTGGAACTCACACTGTGAATGGACGCTATGCCCTGCAG GTGTGTGCATTTGTCCGCTGTGCCGGGTCAGAGGCCAGTTCGtgtggacaggaagtggaagaaGCTGAGACTAAAATGGACTTCCTGTTGGAGGGGAAGTTTGGGACCAGATATGTGTATCCATCAGTTTTGGCGAGTCAACTGGTCCTGGAGCAGCCAGAGCATCTGGAGAAGACTGCAGGTGGCAGAGTGACCATGAAACATTCAAACATGACTGGTGGCCTGGTCACTGCCGTTCTGTACGGACGAATGTACCACCTGGATAATGAATGA
- the LOC130183443 gene encoding serine/threonine-protein phosphatase 6 regulatory ankyrin repeat subunit A isoform X1, producing MRSERASRVCIVVLEEVEEDESSSSPPPPRPKSSPDRRSHHASRKAAAQEDKPSLLRAIFNVDPDEVRSLIFKKEDVNVQDNEKRTPLHAAAYLGDAEIIELLILSGARVNAKDNKWLTPLHRAVASCSEDAVAVLLKHSADVNARDKNWQTPLHVAASNKAVRCAEALVPLLSNVNVSDRAGRTALHHAAFSGHVEMVKLLLSRGANLNAFDKKDRRAIHWAAYMGHLEVVKLLVASGAEVDCKDKKAYTPLHAAASSGMSSTVHYLLSLGVHVNEVNAYGNTPLHLACYNGQDVVVSELIEAGANVNQVNEREFSALHFASSSRQGALCQELLLAHGAYINMRSKDGKSPLHMAATHGRFSCSQALIQNGAEIDCEDKSRNTALHIAARYGHELIITALIKHGANAAKRGIHGMFPLHLAALSGFSDCCRKLLSSGFDIDTPDDFGRTCLHAAAAGGNLECLNLLLNIGADFNRKDNFGRTPLHYASANCNYQCVFALVGSGASINELDQRGCSPLHYAAAADTDGKCVEYLLRNDADPAVRDKQGYSAVHYASAYGRTLCLELMASETPLDVLMETSGTDILSDSESQAPVSPLHLAAYHGHCGALEALLSSLLDVDVRSPEGRTPLSLACSRGHQECVSLLLHHGASPMTHDYTHKKTAIHAAAMNGHPECLRLLMSNNDQHINVDIQDTNGQTPLMLAVLNGHTECVYSLLSQGASVENQDRWGRTALHRGAVTGQEECVEALLQRGASVCVRDIRGRSPLHLASACGRVGALGALLQATSASHTDTHLTDNHGYTPLHWACYNGYDACVEVLLDQEVFRKIKGNSFSPLHCAVMNDNEGVAEMLIDSLGTTIINTTDSKGRTPLHAAAFSDHVECVSLLLSHGAQANVVDTNLRRTPLMMAALNGQTNAVEVLVSSAKADMAFQDRKRNTALHLACSKGHETSALLILEKVSDRNLINCTNAALQTPLHVAARKGLTVVVQELLGKGASVLAVDENGYTPALACAPNRDVADCLALILNSMMPTSPMVTIAALPALSLTQTVINHHPTSNHISKGVAFDAPPPMRPDHASYCRPERPLSSADDELNDSDSETY from the exons ATGCGGTCAGAGAGAGCTAGCCGTGTGTGTATTGTggtgctggaggaggtggaggaggatgagtcCTCTTCTTCACCCCCACCTCCTCGGCCCAAATCATCCCCAGACCGCAGATCCCATCATGCCTCTCGAAAGGCTGCTGCTCAGGAGGACAAG CCGTCTCTGTTAAGAGCTATCTTCAATGTGGACCCAGATGAAGTTCGCTCCCTCATATTCAAGAAAGAGGATGTCAATGTTCAG GACAATGAGAAGCGGACGCCTCTGCATGCCGCAGCCTACCTGGGAGATGCTGAGATCATTGAGCTGCTCATCCTCTCAG GAGCCCGAGTAAATGCCAAAGATAACAAGTGGTTGACTCCTCTTCACCGAGCTGTTGCCTCTTGTAGTGAG GACGCAGTGGCAGTGTTGCTGAAGCACAGTGCAGATGTTAACGCTAGGGACAAGAACTGGCAGACACCGCTCCATGTAGCAGCTAGCAACAAGGCTGTGCGCTGTGCCGAGGCTTTGGTGCCACTGCTAAGCAATGTCAACGTCTCTGACCGAGCGGGACGCACTGCTCTGCACCACGCTGCATTCAGTGGACATGTAGAG ATGGTGAAGTTGCTGCTGTCCAGAGGAGCCAACCTTAACGCATTTGACAAGAAGGACAGGAGAGCGATCCACTGGGCAGCCTACATGG GTCACCTAGAGGTGGTGAAGTTATTGGTGGCCAGTGGAGCTGAGGTGGACTGTAAGGACAAGAAGGCCTACACTCCGCTCCATGCAGCTGCCTCCAGTGGCATGAGCAGCACAGTGCATTACCTGCTGAGCCTGGGGGTCCAT GTGAACGAAGTGAATGCCTACGGCAACACCCCACTCCATTTGGCCTGTTACAACGGACAGGATGTGGTGGTCAGTGAGCTCATTGAGGCAGGGGCCAATGTCAACCAG GTGAACGAGAGGGAGTTTTCTGCTCTCCACTTTGCCTCCTCCTCACGCCAGGGGGCGCTGTGCCAGGAACTGCTCTTAGCCCACGGAGCTTACATCAACATGCGG AGTAAGGATGGCAAGTCTCCCCTCCACATGGCAGCTACCCATGGAAGGTTCTCCTGCTCTCAGGCCCTCATTCAGAATG GAGCTGAGATTGATTGTGAGgacaaaagcagaaacactGCCCTTCACATCGCTGCCCGCTATGGCCATGAGCTCATCATCACAGCACTCATCAAACATGGAGCAAATGCCGCCAA GAGAGGCATTCATGGGATGTTCCCTCTCCACCTGGCAGCTCTCAGCGGCTTCTCAGATtgctgcaggaagctgctgtcCTCAG GGTTTGACATAGACACCCCTGATGACTTTGGAAGGACCTGTCtacatgctgctgcagctggggG GAACCTGGAGTGTCTGAACCTGCTGTTAAACATAGGAGCCGACTTTAACAGAAAAGACAACTTTGGAAG GACCCCATTACACTATGCATCAGCCAACTGTAACtaccagtgtgtgtttgccttgGTGGGCTCCGGGGCAAGCATTAATGAGCTGGACCAGAGAGGCTGCAGCCCCCTGCActatgctgctgctgctgacactgaTGGAAA GTGTGTGGAGTACCTGTTGAGGAACGATGCTGATCCAGCAGTGAGAGACAAACAGGGTTACAGCGCTGTGCATTATGCCTCAGCCTACGGGCGCACACTCTGCCTGGAATTG aTGGCAAGTGAGACACCTCTTGATGTG TTAATGGAGACATCAGGAACAGACATCCTGAGTGACTCAGAGAGCCAGGCCCCTGTCAGTCCACTGCATCTGGCG GCTTACCATGGACACTGTGGAGCATTAGAGGCCCTCTTGTCATCCCTGCTGGATGTGGATGTTCGCAGCCCAGAGGGTCGGACCCCCCTCAGCCTGGCCTGCTCCAGGGGTCATCAGGAGTGtgtctccctgctgctgcaccacGGCGCCTCACCAATGACCCatgactacacacacaaaaagacagcCATACACGCTGCAG CTATGAATGGCCACCCAGAGTGCCTGCGCCTGCTCATGAGCAACAACGACCAACACATAAACGTGGACATACAAGACACCAACGgaca GACTCCTCTGATGTTGGCAGTGCTGAACGGacacacagagtgtgtgtaCTCTCTGCTGAGTCAAGGAGCCAGTGTAGAGAATCAGGACCGCTGGGGGAGGACTGCACTACACCGAGGG gCAGTGACAGGCCAGGAGGAGTGTGTGGAGGCGCTCCTCCAGCGGggggccagtgtgtgtgtgagggacatTCGGGGCCGCTCCCCTCTTCACCTGGCATCAGCTTGCGGCCGTGTGGGTGCCCTGGGTGCCCTGCTGCAGGCCACCAGCgcctcacacactgacacacacctcaCTGATAACCACGGCTACACACCTCTGCACTGGGCCTGTTACAACG gATATGATGCGTGTGTGGAGGTGTTGTTAGACCAGGAGGTGTTCAGGAAGATTAAGGGCAACTCATTCAGTCCACTGCACTGTGCTGT tatgaACGATAACGAAGGAGTGGCTGAGATGTTAATTGACTCCCTGGGCACAACTATCATCAACACCACTGACTCTAAGGGCAG GACCCCCCTTCACGCTGCAGCTTTTTCTGACCATGTGGagtgtgtttccctccttctgAGCCACGGAGCTCAGGCAAACGTAGTCGACACAAACTTGCGCAGGACGCCACTGATGATGGCAGCTCTTAACGGACAGACCAATGCAGTGG AGGTGTTAGTGAGCAGCGCTAAAGCAGACATGGCATTCCAGGATAGAAAGAGGAACACAGCATTACATCTGGCTTGCAGCAAG gGTCATGAGACGAGTGCCTTGCTGATTCTGGAGAAGGTCAGCGACAGGAACCTTATCAACTGCACCAATGCTGCTCTCCAGAC GCCCCTGCATGTAGCAGCCAGGAAGGGTTTGACGGTGGTGGTTCAGGAGCTGCTGGGGAAAGGAGCCAGTGTGTTAGCAGTGGACGAGAACG GCTACACTCCAGCTTTGGCCTGTGCCCCCAACCGTGATGTAGCCGACTGCCTGGCCCTCATCCTCAACTCCATGATGCCCACCTCCCCTATGGTCACCATAGCAGCTTTACCTGCACTTTCCCTCACTCAAACAGTCATCAACCACCACCCCACTTCCAACCACATCTCCAAAGGCGTGGCCTTTGATGCCCCACCCCCTATGCGGCCTGACCACGCCTCCTACTGCAGGCCTGAGCGCCCACTGTCCTCTGCAGACGACGAACTGAAtgactcagattcagagacGTACTGA